CGGCAGCCGGCGCAAACGGATCGCCATGGGCAGCGGCACCCGGGTACAGGACGTCAACCAATTGCTCAAAAACTACAGCCAAGTCATGAAGATGATGAAGCAAATCAACAAAGGCGGCCTGCGCAATCTGGGGCGTGGAATGCTGCCGTTCTAAGGAGAAATTAAATGCCAGTAAAGATCAGATTGGCCAGACACGGCGCCAAAAAGAAGCCTTTTTACCGTATTGTGGTCGCCAATTCCGAAGCCCGGCGCGACGGTCGCTTCCTGGAGGTCGTGGGCACCTACAACCCTCTGCCGGACCCGGCCCAGGTGACCTTCAAAAACGAGCGCGTCCAGTACTGGATGAGCCAGGGGGCGATTCCCACCCCAACGGTAAAAAACCTTTTGAAAAAAGAAGGGATTTTTGCTAATCCTCTATAAAATTGGGCTGCTCTTCAGGCCACATTTCCTCTAATTCGCAGACCAAAAGGAGGCGGCGCTATGAAAGAGCTCATCAAGTACATCGCTCAGGCACTGGTTGACCATCCCGAAGAAGTCTCCGTTGCAGAAGTAGAGGGAAATCAGACCTCGGTCCTGGAACTCAAGGTGGCCAAAGAGGATCTCGGCAAGGTGATCGGCAAACAGGGGCGGACGGCCCGTGCCATGCGAACCATTTTAAGCGCCGCTTCCGCCAAGGTCAAAAAGCGGACCGTTCTTGAGATCATTGAGTAGCCCGTTCAACATGGCCGACGCCGGCGAGATTCTGATCGGTGAAATCGTCGGCGTCCACGGAATCCGTGGCAACCTCAAGGTGCGCTCCTACGCCGAGAGCGACGCGTTGTTCGCGCCCAATCTGACCCTGGCGGTCAAGCCGGTGCGCGGCGCCAAAACCGTGTGCCGGGTCAAATCGGTGCAGCCCCATGGGCAGGGGCTGTTGATGGCCCTCGAGGGCGTCGACTCCCGCGGCCAGGCCGAGGCCCTGCGGGGGGCGGCGCTTTATATCCAGAGGTGCCTGCTGGCCGAACCCCAGGACGGGGCCTTTTTTTGGTACGAGCTGATCGGTCTGCGTGTTCTCACGGAGAAAGACCAATACGTCGGAAAGGTGGCCGCCGTTTTTCAGACCGGCAGCAACGACGTCTATGTGGTCCGCAATCCCGAAGGCGAACGCACGGAGATCCTGCTGCCGGCCATCGCCTCGGTGATTCGGGAGATCGATCTGGATACCGGCGTCATGCGGGTGCGCCTGCTGGAAGGGCTATGACAGGGCGCCATGCAGTTTGCCGTTTTAACGATTTTTCCGGATATGGTGGGGGCCTTATGCGGGCATGGTGTTATCCGCAGAGCCATCGAGCAGCATAAAATCAGCATCGATTGTATCGATATTCGCGCGTTTGCCAAAGGCCGGCACCGGGTAACCGATGACCGGCCTTATGGCGGGGGCTGCGGCATGGTGATGAAGCCCGAGCCGCTGGCCGCCGCCATCCGCGCCGCCAAAGGCAGGGCCCCGAATGCCCCGACGGTGCTGCTGACCCCCCAGGGGCGCCCGTTCACCCAGCGGCTGGCCCAGGAGCTGGCCGCCGGCGAGGGTCTCACCCTGGTCTGCGGGCGCTACGAAGGGGTCGATGAGCGCATCTGCGGCCGCTTCATCGATTACGAGATTTCCATCGGCGACTACGTCCTGACCGGCGGGGAACTGGCCGCGATGGTGGTCATCGATGCGGTGGCGCGCCTGATTCCGGGTGTTCTGGGAGGGGTCGAGTCCGCGGACAAAGACTCTTTCTCCGGGGACCTGCTGGAGCACGGCCACTTCACCCGGCCCTCGGAGTTCGAGGGCGAGCCGGTCCCGGCGGTCCTGCTCTCGGGCAATCACGAGGAAATCCGCCGCTGGCGGCTGGAGGCTTCCCTGGTGCGCACGGTCCTGAAGCGTCCGGATCTGCTCGCCGGGCGGGACTGCACGGCCGAGGAGATCGCGATTCTCAAGCGCTGGCAGCATACGGTGGGAAAGATCATCGATGCCCAATCTCTACGTGGCGCTGGTGCACCACCCGGTGGTCAATAAAGACGGCGATACGATCGCCGCGGCGGTGACCAACCTGGACCTGCACGACATCGCCCGGGTCGCCAAAACATACGGTGTCAAAGGGTTTTACGTCACCACGCCGCTGGCCGACCAGCAGCACCTGGTGCGGCGGATCACGGCCCACTGGCTGGAGGGCCCCGGCGGGTGCCACAACCCCAAACGCCGGGAGGCCCTGGCGCTGATCCGGCTGGCCGACAGCCTCGAGCAGGCCCTGGCCGAGATCGGCCGGGAGGCGGGAGAGCGCCCGCGGACGGTGGCCACCGCCGCCCGCCGCCGACCCGGCAGCATCGGCTTCGGCGATTTGCGCAGGCAGCTTTCGGGGGGAAGCCCGCACGTGCTGGTTTTGGGGACGGCCTGGGGTCTCGCGCCATCGGTGTTCGAAGCGGCCGATACGGTGCTGGAGCCGGTTGAAGGGCCCAGCTTATACAACCACCTTTCGGTCCGGGCGGCGGCGGCGGTGATTCTGGATCGCCTGCTGGCCTGCCGGGCCAAGGAAGATTTGGAAACCGATTAACCGACGGTCCCGATCAGGGATCCACCCGTTGGGACGAACTCATCTGGGAGACGACCATGGAACCAATCAAGGAACTGGAAAGAGAACTGATCCGCCTCGACCTGCCGGCCTTTGCCGCGGGCGACACGGTCAAGGTGCACGTTAAAATCAAGGAAGGTGAAAAGGAGCGCATCCAGGTCTTCCAAGGCGTGGTCATCAGCAAGCGCAAGGGCGGGATCAACGCGTCTTTCACCGTCCGCAAGGTGTCCTACGGCATCGGGGTGGAGCGGATCTTTCCGCTGCACTCGCCGATCATCGACAAGATTGAGGTGGTTACCCGGGGGCGGGTGCGGCGCGCCAAGATCTACTACCTGCGCAACCTCCGGGGCAAGGCCGCCCGGATCCGCGAACGGCGTCTGAACTAGGGCGGATCATGACCGCGCCCGCCGACGCCGCCGCTCTCTGGAAGTTCGAACGCGGCGTTTACGACCGCGGGCACGACCGCATTGCCGG
This window of the Desulfobacteraceae bacterium genome carries:
- the rpsP gene encoding 30S ribosomal protein S16, giving the protein MPVKIRLARHGAKKKPFYRIVVANSEARRDGRFLEVVGTYNPLPDPAQVTFKNERVQYWMSQGAIPTPTVKNLLKKEGIFANPL
- a CDS encoding KH domain-containing protein; its protein translation is MKELIKYIAQALVDHPEEVSVAEVEGNQTSVLELKVAKEDLGKVIGKQGRTARAMRTILSAASAKVKKRTVLEIIE
- the rimM gene encoding ribosome maturation factor RimM (Essential for efficient processing of 16S rRNA) — protein: MRSLSSPFNMADAGEILIGEIVGVHGIRGNLKVRSYAESDALFAPNLTLAVKPVRGAKTVCRVKSVQPHGQGLLMALEGVDSRGQAEALRGAALYIQRCLLAEPQDGAFFWYELIGLRVLTEKDQYVGKVAAVFQTGSNDVYVVRNPEGERTEILLPAIASVIREIDLDTGVMRVRLLEGL
- the trmD gene encoding tRNA (guanosine(37)-N1)-methyltransferase TrmD, whose protein sequence is MQFAVLTIFPDMVGALCGHGVIRRAIEQHKISIDCIDIRAFAKGRHRVTDDRPYGGGCGMVMKPEPLAAAIRAAKGRAPNAPTVLLTPQGRPFTQRLAQELAAGEGLTLVCGRYEGVDERICGRFIDYEISIGDYVLTGGELAAMVVIDAVARLIPGVLGGVESADKDSFSGDLLEHGHFTRPSEFEGEPVPAVLLSGNHEEIRRWRLEASLVRTVLKRPDLLAGRDCTAEEIAILKRWQHTVGKIIDAQSLRGAGAPPGGQ
- a CDS encoding RNA methyltransferase, whose amino-acid sequence is MPNLYVALVHHPVVNKDGDTIAAAVTNLDLHDIARVAKTYGVKGFYVTTPLADQQHLVRRITAHWLEGPGGCHNPKRREALALIRLADSLEQALAEIGREAGERPRTVATAARRRPGSIGFGDLRRQLSGGSPHVLVLGTAWGLAPSVFEAADTVLEPVEGPSLYNHLSVRAAAAVILDRLLACRAKEDLETD
- the rplS gene encoding 50S ribosomal protein L19, whose product is MEPIKELERELIRLDLPAFAAGDTVKVHVKIKEGEKERIQVFQGVVISKRKGGINASFTVRKVSYGIGVERIFPLHSPIIDKIEVVTRGRVRRAKIYYLRNLRGKAARIRERRLN